The genome window CCAACCGGGCCGCCGGATCTCCGTCGCAGGCCGACGGAGCGCTGATTAGGGAAATTTTCAGAACCGGAGTTGCATATCTGTTCGCACTCTGCCCCGGAACGTCAGGAGATTCCCGTGTTCAGGTTGCTCGCCCCATGTTTGCTCCTGCTCGTTGCGCTGGCGCCGCCGGCGGCGCAGGCCCGCATGTCCATCGGCCTGGCCATGGGCAACATCGACGCGTTCCAGTCGAAGGTCGCGGACGGGGTCAGCAGCGCCGCGGGCCGCATGGATGCCGCCGTCACCGTCACCAATGCCGAGCGCGACTCGGACCGCCTGCTCCGCCAGGTGGAGGGTCATCTCGCCGCCAATGTCGACGTGCTCATCGTCGTGCTGACGGACAGTGACGTGGGCCCGCGTGTCACCAGTCTCGCGCAGGCGCGCAACACGCCCGTTGTCTTCGTCAACAGCGAGCCGGCCAATATCAACGAGCTTCCCGCCAACCAGATCTACGTCGGCTCCGACGAGCGGGATTCCGGAACCCTGCAGGCGCGGGAAGTGTGCCGGATGCTGGGCGGGAAGGGGCGCATCGGCATCATGACCGGCGAACTCACGCATTTCGCTGCCCGCCAGCGCACGGTGGACGTGCAGGACGTCATTGCCACCCCCGAGTGCAAGGGGCTCGAGCTGGTGGAACAGCAGTCAGGCCTCTGGTCACGCACGCATGGTGAGACGATCATGCGGGAGTGGCTGGCGGCGGACCTGTCTCTCGACGCGGTCATCGCCAACAACGACGAGATGGCGCTCGGTGCCATCGCCGCCCTGCAGGACCGGCAAGCTCCGGCCCATCCGGTGATCGTCGCCGGGATCGATGCCACCGGCCCCGCGCTCGCGGCGATGCGGGCAGGCAGTCTCGCGGTGACGGTGCTGCAGAATGCCACCGCCCAGGGCGACGCCGCCGTCGACACCGCCCGGCGCCTGGTCGCGGGCGAGGAGGTGAAGCCGATCATCTATGTGCCGTTCGAGCTCGTTACCGCCGCGAACATTGACCGCTATGACCCCCGGAACTGAGCGAAGCGCTTCTTTGAAAGGACATCCGTCATGCTGAACCGTCTGGGCATGCAGGCGCGCATCGCCATCGGCTTCGTTCCGCCCCTTATGATGATGCTGGTCCTGTCGCTCGTCGCCTACAACGGGGTCTCGAGCATCACCACCGCAACCACCACCTACCTGAATGCGGCGGGGGATCAGCTCGAACTCTCGCGCATGGGGGATTGTCTGACCGATGCCAACGTCGCCGTCCTGCTCTTCGATCGGCGGCGCACGCCCAATTACGTGGAGGACTTCCGCACCAATGTCGCCTGCATGCGCGATATGGAGGAGAAGCTCACCGAACGTGCGGCGGTGCTCGAAAGTCTGGTGAACGATTACGCCACCGGCTTCTCGAGCTTCGTGGCTCTCGACGGCCAGAAGGCCGCCGTGCGTGACAAGGCGCTGGATTTCGGCCCCTGGACCAGTGTGGCACTTCAGGACATCATCAGGACCTCCTATCGCGGTGGCAACCTTGACGCCATGCTCACCGCCGGGGAGGTGAACACCCTCCTGAACCGGTCGCTGGCCCTGGTCGAGCGGTTCCTGCGCGCCGAGGACCTCTCGGCGGAAACCGAGGCGCAGGCGCGTATCGACGAGGCCGCGGCTGCCATCGAGACGTTGAAAGCCCAGGTATCATCCGATCTGCAGCGCGGGCGGGTCGCCATCGCCGAGGCGCTGATGGAGAATTACCGCGCCAGGGTGAGCGAGGCCCGCGCGCTCATGGAAAAGGAAGTCGCCGCGCGCGCCCGCGTGCTCGACACGCTGGCTCCCGGCCTGAGCGCACAGTTTCAGGACATCGACCACCGGCTTCGACAGTCGCAGGAGGCGCTCGGCCAGGAGACCGTCGACACCGCGAGCGCTACGGGAAATCAGGTCACGATCATCACGATCGCCGTTCTGGCCGGCTCCCTGGCATTGTCCTGGGTGATCGGACGCTGGATCTCACGCTCGGTCGGCAACATGGCCAACACCATGCGCGAGATCGCCGAAGGCAACACCGATGTGGAGGTTCAGGGCGCGGAACACCAGCATCAGCTCGGCGAGATGGCGCGCTCGCTCATCGTGTTTCAGGAAAATGCCCGTGCCCGCACCGAGGCCGAAGCCGAGGCCCGTGCCGGCAGGGAAGCGGCAGACGCCCAGAGACTTCAACAGGAGGAGGAGCGCCGACAGCAGGAAGCGGCACGGGAAAAATCCGCAGCCATTACCAAGGCTGCGCTCGAGACATTCGCCGCGGGGCTGGACGGCCTCTCCGGGGGCGATCTCACGGTCCGGATCGGCAGCATCGATCCGGCCTATGACGCCATGCGCCTGGCGTTCAACCAGACAATGGAACGCCTTGAGGATACGGTCGGCCGCATCAAGGCATCCAGCGCCTCCATGATGGGGTCGACGACGGCGATCGTCGACAGCGCGCAGGAGCTTTCCGGCCGCGCCGAAAGTCAGGCGTCTTCTCTGGAAGAAACCGCTGCGACGATGGAGCAGATGTCCGCCAGCGTGAAGACCACGGCCGAAAGTGCCCAGCAGGTGAGATCGGCGGCGTTGGACGCCTCCGAACGCGCGCGGCGTGGCAGCGGCGTGGTTTCTGACGCGGTGCAGGCGATGGGGCGCATCGAGGAAAGCTCGGCAAAGGTGACGAACATCATCGGCGCCATTGATGCCATTGCTTTCCAGACCAACCTGCTTGCGCTCAATGCCGCGGTTGAGGCCGCGCGTGCCGGCGAGGCGGGCAAGGGCTTCGCAGTCGTCGCTTCCGAAGTGCGAACCCTCGCGCAACGCGCGGCCGAGGCCGCGAAGGACATCGCCGACCTGATCCGGGACAGCACCGGACAAGTGGCTGACGGTGCCAGACTGGTCCGCGAGGCCGGTGATGCGCTTGTCGAGATCCGCGACGCCATCGAAACCGTGGCGTCACGCGTGGCGGACATCAGTTCTGCCGCCAGTGAACAGGCATCCGGCGTTGAGGAAATCACCACGACCGTCACGCATCTCGATTCGCTGACGCAGCAGAATTCGGCTCTGGCAGAACAGAGTGCCGCCAACGCGCGCAGCCTGGGCGCCGACGCGGATGAACTGGTCAACTTGATGACGTATTTCTCCGTCACGGAGGGGGCGCCATCCGGGCGCTCTCGCGCAGCCTGAAGATCGAGTGCAGATTGCAGGAGAGGTTTCGTCAAGACTGCATTGTTCTTCAAGCGAAAGGCTGAAAGTTCGCCGATCAAGCCCTGTTGTGTGCATGGCTTGCCTGCCTGAGGAGAGGACCGGCTTGCGAAACGTGTCGAGCCGCAATCCCTCGGGACCATCCGGTGGATCACCTTTGGTGCGAGGCGTGATTCTGCTGCCGTGGGCCTGATCAGGTTTAAATCGAGCCTGATTGGCGACCGGGTTCGGGTCGAATTTGAACCGTATATCGCATCGGGTGCATGAATGCTCCACTTGCGAACTGGTTGTAAGACAGCTTTCGGCGTGAGCCTGGATGGTACATCTCAGCTCCGGACGGCGCGACAGCGCACGGGCCGGCCCCGGCCTGCGGTGAATATGGCATCGTCGCCTTTGCCGCGAAGGTCATGGCCGCTCCCGGCGTAGTGGATGCCGGATGCCACGCGCTGACCCTCGAGCCGGGCCTCTCCGCCGTCGGGCAGGCGCAGCCAGGCGATGTTCGGCCCGGTTTCGAAACGCACGTGCCGTTTTACCCCGTCCGCACAGGCGAATGTCATGGCCAGGGTCGCCGGAACCTTGGGAGGGCTCATGTCGGGCGTGTTCCCGTCTGAACATGCGGCGAGCAGGAGGGAGGCGACGAGCGATGAGGCGAGGGGGGCTTTGCGGTCACGCATGCGAGGCAGTCCTTTGGCAGTTGTCGGAGCCCGGCTCTGCGTGGAGAGGTTCCGGGCGGGCCTTTGGAATGGTCCGGAGAACACCACTCCGAGCCGGGACAGAAGGCGCTTTGCCGGCATCGTGTCATGAGGCTTGGAGGCGGGCAAGCAAGGTGCCTCGACCCGCGCGGGGAAAACCGCATGGGGGACCATGGATGTTCATCGCCGGAGGTTCGCGTCTCGTCTGCTGCTTCTGGTCGGGGCACAGGTGTCTGTAGTGCGTGACCTGCGGGTCGATGCGGCGCGGCAGATCGATCTCGCGGGCTGCCTTCAGAAGGCCAGGGTCTTCGGTGCCACGCCGGGTATCGGCACCGCGACCTTCCGTGTCGACGACGCCAGCAATGGCGAGCTCCTTTCTACCTTCCGCACGTTGCCGTCCCGCGCCTTTCAGGCCGGGTTCGCCGGCGCGCGGGACTGCCCGGAGGGCATGCCGGGATCCATTGCCGGCGACCAGAAGCAGGCCTTCGCGGTCAATGTGCCGGAGCCGACCACCGTCAGGCGCGATATCGCCACCATCAGCACGGCAGGGACGCCGCGCCGGAGCTCGATGTCGCTGAGGGCACCACCCTGCGCCCATCCTGGTAACCGGATACTCCTGCACCGCACCGGACGCTGACTTGAACAGCCCCGAGACCGGCCTGATCGAGACCGCCGACAAGGATCTGCTGTGGAATTCGAACCTGCACAACGTTCTCTGCGGCGGCGCACTCTGCTTGCAGCACGAGGAGAGCCCTTCGGGCAGCGCCACCCGTCAGGCCCGCAAGTGCTGCGCGCCTGGTCTCGCACGCAGTGTTTCGGCCAGCGACAGCGTGCTCACCGGGACGCGGGATTTCGGTGTGCTCACTGGCGGGACGCGGAGCGACGGGCCGATCGGTGTCGCGGTGTTCGGTCGGCAGGCGCGCTCGTTCGGCGTCCCTTCGGCCATCTGCCTGCCGGGCCGCGGCACCGCGCTGGGCGTCAGCAGTCTCGTGGAAGGGGGCGGAAGGCCGCGAGCGGGCGGAGGCGGTCAGCGGCGGCGAGGGGGTGAGCCCGTGCGGTCCGGCCCCGCCGGGAAACAGCGTCTACGGCTGGAGCCGTGGTCTGTTGCCGGAGGTCCGAGCCTTGCGGGCCCGCCGCCGGCGCAGGAGCAGGACGGCCAGGCCCGTGAGCGCCACCACGGCCAGGCCGGCGGCCGCCGCGTGGCGTCCCGTCCAGTCCAGCACCGCGTTCGCCGCCGTGACCGGCGAGGCGATGGCCGCGAGCAGGCCGAACACGAAGGACGTCACCGCAAGGATTCCGTCGAGAAGCCGGGCCAGCGCCGAGAACAGGTCTTGCATGACCGGACCTTCCAGGTTCCGCCCACGCTCCGGGGCGGAGGGCGGGCCTGCCTTGCGAGATCGGGGCGCGGGGGCCTTGTGTCAATGTCTTGCGGCCCCCTGGCTGCTCAGATGTGGTCTTCGGGCACCGCCGTGCGGTCATATTCGCGCTGGCCGGGCTGGCGGGCGGCGGTGTCGGACATCGGGCCGGGATGGTCCTCCGGCAGGCGGCTGCCGCGGTGCGGCAGGCTGGCGATGCGCCGGCGCACTGCCTCCACGGTGTCATCGGACACCCAGCCGCGCGCGCAGGCGTGTTCGGCCATCGTCACCGTGTCCGGGGCGAGCACCAGGTGTGATCCGGCGGCGCGGATCTCCTCGCCGATGCGGCCGATCTCGCTGGCCCGCATCGGCCGGCGCGGCGAGACATCGCGGATGTAGACGGCCAGCACCCGATCGCGGTGCCGGGAGACCACCTCGGCATAGACTTCCGGGTCATGCTGCCCGCTGTCGCCGATCAGGATGAAGGGCAGGTCGCCGTAGAGGCCCATCATGCGCTCGATCACGTCGCGCTTGTGGTCCTCGGCGCGGCGCGGCAACGGGTTCTTCCAGGTGATGCCCCATTCGCGCAGGAACAGGATCGGCCCCACGGGGATGCGGTGACGGCGGAAGAAGGTGTCCAGGATGTCGTAGATGCCCCAGGGCGCGCGCGAGACGTAGAGCATCGGGTTTGCCTCCTGTCCGGAGGGGCCGGCATGGAAGGCGCGGTAGAGCACCGAGACGCCGGGAAAGGCGGTGCGGCTCTCGGCGTCCTGCACGAAGAGCCGCCACATCATCGCCACCTTGTTGGCCACGCCGGTGTGCATCACCGTGTCGTCGATGTCGGAGATGATCGCGAAGCGGGCCTGCGCCGGGGGGATGAACACGTCGGCCACCGCCTCCGCCCCCTCCGGGCCCTCGAGCGCGAGGTCGATCGTGTGCCAGAGCCGGCCCGGCGGCAGGGGGCTGGCGGGCGAGATCTCGAGGTGGAAATAGCCGTCGGCATCGGTTTCCACCGTGGTGCGCGTGCCGTGGAAGCTGCCGCGCACCCGGGCGCCGGCCACCGAGCGGCGCATCAGGCGGCGGGCCACGTCGCG of Paroceanicella profunda contains these proteins:
- a CDS encoding substrate-binding domain-containing protein; the protein is MFRLLAPCLLLLVALAPPAAQARMSIGLAMGNIDAFQSKVADGVSSAAGRMDAAVTVTNAERDSDRLLRQVEGHLAANVDVLIVVLTDSDVGPRVTSLAQARNTPVVFVNSEPANINELPANQIYVGSDERDSGTLQAREVCRMLGGKGRIGIMTGELTHFAARQRTVDVQDVIATPECKGLELVEQQSGLWSRTHGETIMREWLAADLSLDAVIANNDEMALGAIAALQDRQAPAHPVIVAGIDATGPALAAMRAGSLAVTVLQNATAQGDAAVDTARRLVAGEEVKPIIYVPFELVTAANIDRYDPRN
- a CDS encoding MliC family protein, which translates into the protein MRDRKAPLASSLVASLLLAACSDGNTPDMSPPKVPATLAMTFACADGVKRHVRFETGPNIAWLRLPDGGEARLEGQRVASGIHYAGSGHDLRGKGDDAIFTAGRGRPVRCRAVRS
- a CDS encoding App1 family protein, which produces MFLSKLMRALREALYLLGRPARRARARRGLVIQAYRGCGTQERALLIGRVFRQSSGRTARGSWDLWGNIRDVARRLMRRSVAGARVRGSFHGTRTTVETDADGYFHLEISPASPLPPGRLWHTIDLALEGPEGAEAVADVFIPPAQARFAIISDIDDTVMHTGVANKVAMMWRLFVQDAESRTAFPGVSVLYRAFHAGPSGQEANPMLYVSRAPWGIYDILDTFFRRHRIPVGPILFLREWGITWKNPLPRRAEDHKRDVIERMMGLYGDLPFILIGDSGQHDPEVYAEVVSRHRDRVLAVYIRDVSPRRPMRASEIGRIGEEIRAAGSHLVLAPDTVTMAEHACARGWVSDDTVEAVRRRIASLPHRGSRLPEDHPGPMSDTAARQPGQREYDRTAVPEDHI
- a CDS encoding methyl-accepting chemotaxis protein, with the protein product MLNRLGMQARIAIGFVPPLMMMLVLSLVAYNGVSSITTATTTYLNAAGDQLELSRMGDCLTDANVAVLLFDRRRTPNYVEDFRTNVACMRDMEEKLTERAAVLESLVNDYATGFSSFVALDGQKAAVRDKALDFGPWTSVALQDIIRTSYRGGNLDAMLTAGEVNTLLNRSLALVERFLRAEDLSAETEAQARIDEAAAAIETLKAQVSSDLQRGRVAIAEALMENYRARVSEARALMEKEVAARARVLDTLAPGLSAQFQDIDHRLRQSQEALGQETVDTASATGNQVTIITIAVLAGSLALSWVIGRWISRSVGNMANTMREIAEGNTDVEVQGAEHQHQLGEMARSLIVFQENARARTEAEAEARAGREAADAQRLQQEEERRQQEAAREKSAAITKAALETFAAGLDGLSGGDLTVRIGSIDPAYDAMRLAFNQTMERLEDTVGRIKASSASMMGSTTAIVDSAQELSGRAESQASSLEETAATMEQMSASVKTTAESAQQVRSAALDASERARRGSGVVSDAVQAMGRIEESSAKVTNIIGAIDAIAFQTNLLALNAAVEAARAGEAGKGFAVVASEVRTLAQRAAEAAKDIADLIRDSTGQVADGARLVREAGDALVEIRDAIETVASRVADISSAASEQASGVEEITTTVTHLDSLTQQNSALAEQSAANARSLGADADELVNLMTYFSVTEGAPSGRSRAA